In Rosa chinensis cultivar Old Blush chromosome 1, RchiOBHm-V2, whole genome shotgun sequence, a genomic segment contains:
- the LOC112170297 gene encoding dirigent protein 25, translating into MAMLTIACSLILLITTTINHSFAAARSLSNSNPSHPHNHHHKLTFLMRDVLMNVTQPSSKTKPATTKVTSPQLPFSKPLGLFPPNGGVPISEINPMHTTTSPVSGVSTQTLDLSSIGLFFPASATLQELEFGEVTVIDEDIFETFTSGYGSLVIGKAQGIYVASSEDGSSHMMAMTAHFANSKFKDGLRLFGVHRRDMHDESHVAVIGGIGKYVGANGYATVKTVKTEEAASKMLKLNVYLS; encoded by the coding sequence ATGGCCATGCTAACCATAGCTTGCAGCTTAATCCTGCTaatcaccaccaccataaacCACTCTTTTGCCGCTGCTCGAAGCTTAAGCAATTCAAACCCATCACACCCTCACAACCACCATCACAAACTCACATTCCTAATGAGAGATGTGCTCATGAATGTGACTCAACCCTCATCCAAGACCAAACCAGCAACCACCAAAGTGACTAGTCCTCAGCTGCCATTCTCAAAACCACTAGGACTATTTCCTCCAAATGGAGGAGTCCCCATCTCAGAAATCAATCCCATGCATACCACTACTTCTCCAGTTTCTGGAGTCTCCACTCAAACGCTAGATTTATCCAGCATTGGACTATTTTTTCCTGCTAGCGCCACACTGCAAGAACTGGAGTTTGGGGAAGTAACCGTGATTGATGAGGATATATTCGAAACTTTTACTTCAGGGTATGGTTCACTGGTCATTGGAAAAGCACAGGGGATATATGTTGCAAGCTCTGAAGATGGTAGTAGCCACATGATGGCCATGACTGCACATTTTGCTAATAGTAAATTTAAGGACGGATTGAGACTTTTCGGAGTTCATCGGAGGGATATGCATGATGAATCTCATGTTGCTGTTATTGGTGGCATTGGAAAGTATGTGGGTGCAAATGGCTATGCAACAGTTAAGACAGTGAAAACTGAAGAAGCAGCCAGCAAGATGCTTAAGCTCAATGTCTACCTCAGCTAG
- the LOC112179544 gene encoding dirigent protein 24: MTSKAVKATFYILFLAIITLGSANSARILDEATNPLPTTVQASNPINPTTPLPSGQIPATTTVDDNKDDMEAPIPDVTPPVDVASPIVAPVTPAMPEADVTPPADVASPIVAPVTPEVPEADLPQPEEPDTTIVPTPVAGPVIPSATAPIPGPAIPTPKVPLPVATPVAGPATTEAKPHLAFFMHDILGGSQPSVRVVTGLIASTVANVAFSKPNNNIFPVSGGTPLSNNNLNGFVDNNRNNLHSIAGLTGTTGLTNSQSSTVIQNSGNNNIVDGGDNQPFVTAGQLPNGATLQKLMFGSVTVIDDQLTEGQELGSAVLGKAQGFYLASSLDGNSHTMAFTVLMHGEHDVEDTISFFGVHRTAAPVSHIAVIGGTGKYENANGYGAIESLHQEDQHTTDGVDTIMQISVYLSE; the protein is encoded by the coding sequence ATGACCTCCAAAGCAGTCAAGGCCACCTTCTACATTTTATTCCTAGCCATCATCACACTTGGATCTGCCAACTCAGCTAGGATCCTTGATGAAGCAACTAATCCCCTCCCGACAACTGTCCAGGCTTCAAACCCGATAAATCCCACCACTCCGTTGCCAAGTGGCCAAATCCCTGCCACCACAACCGTGGATGACAACAAGGACGACATGGAGGCACCAATTCCAGACGTCACACCACCCGTTGATGTGGCATCACCAATAGTTGCTCCTGTCACCCCCGCAATGCCAGAAGCCGATGTCACACCACCCGCTGATGTGGCATCACCAATAGTCGCTCCTGTTACCCCCGAGGTGCCAGAAGCCGACTTACCCCAACCCGAAGAACCTGACACTACTATTGTGCCAACACCCGTAGCGGGCCCCGTCATCCCCTCCGCAACCGCGCCAATCCCGGGCCCAGCCATCCCGACACCAAAAGTGCCGCTCCCAGTTGCAACACCCGTGGCGGGGCCCGCTACCACCGAAGCGAAACCGCATTTGGCCTTCTTCATGCACGACATTCTTGGAGGATCCCAACCGTCCGTACGGGTGGTGACCGGGCTCATCGCCAGCACGGTGGCCAACGTCGCCTTCTCGAAACCCAACAACAACATCTTCCCCGTCAGCGGTGGGACCCCCCTAAGCAACAACAACCTCAACGGCTTCGTCGACAACAACCGAAACAACCTCCACTCCATCGCCGGCCTCACCGGCACCACCGGCCTCACCAACTCCCAATCCAGCACTGTCATACAAAACTCCGGGAACAACAACATCGTCGACGGCGGCGACAACCAGCCCTTCGTCACAGCCGGTCAGCTTCCCAACGGCGCCACCCTCCAGAAGCTCATGTTCGGCTCCGTTACCGTCATCGACGACCAACTGACCGAAGGACAGGAGCTCGGCTCCGCCGTGCTCGGAAAAGCTCAGGGTTTCTACTTGGCCAGCTCTTTGGACGGAAACAGCCACACAATGGCGTTCACTGTTCTCATGCACGGCGAGCATGACGTGGAGGACACCATCAGCTTCTTCGGAGTCCACCGCACTGCGGCGCCGGTGTCGCACATTGCTGTGATCGGCGGGACCGGGAAGTACGAGAATGCGAATGGTTATGGGGCCATTGAGAGCCTTCATCAGGAGGACCAGCACACAACGGACGGTGTGGATACCATAATGCAGATCAGTGTTTACCTCTCTGAGTAA
- the LOC112181917 gene encoding dirigent protein 25 — protein sequence MEAHKMFSVTHLLFLTLTILSATSARTLEEQPLVPVVPLVVSNTIGTPSINAAPVVTPSASQPATVADADDHHSLVFFLHDILGGTNPSARAMTGIVNSPAVNGQVPFAKPNGAVLPFNNGIPQNNNNNGILSNNNIPFLTGLSGATQNVVQNNNNNNNNFINGGQLFPGGSTLQNLMFGTMSVFDDELTEGHELGSGLVGKAQGFYVVSSEDGTSQTMAFTAMFQNGGYADSLSFFGVHRVAASESHLAIMGGTGKYVDAKGFAIVKTFPATNEHQTDGAETLLQFTVYITY from the coding sequence ATGGAAGCTCACAAAATGTTCTCAGTCACCCACCTACTATTCCTCACCCTCACCATTTTATCTGCCACCTCAGCGCGAACTCTCGAGGAGCAGCCACTGGTTCCTGTTGTGCCTCTGGTGGTGTCGAATACAATTGGCACACCTTCCATCAATGCTGCACCAGTTGTCACACCTTCAGCTTCACAGCCTGCCACTGTGGCTGATGCTGATGACCACCATTCCTTAGTCTTCTTCCTGCACGACATTCTAGGTGGCACGAACCCCTCAGCTAGAGCCATGACAGGGATAGTCAACAGCCCTGCAGTCAATGGACAAGTGCCATTTGCCAAACCAAATGGAGCAGTCCTGCCATTTAACAATGGAATACCccagaacaacaacaacaacggtATTCTAAGCAACAACAACATCCCGTTTCTCACTGGACTTAGTGGAGCAACGCAAAATGTGGTacaaaacaataacaacaacaacaacaatttcaTCAATGGTGGGCAGCTCTTTCCAGGAGGCTCCACACTCCAAAACCTCATGTTCGGCACAATGAGTGTGTTCGATGATGAGCTAACTGAAGGGCATGAGCTCGGGTCTGGTTTGGTTGGCAAGGCACAAGGGTTCTATGTGGTGAGTTCTGAAGATGGTACGAGTCAGACTATGGCTTTCACTGCTATGTTTCAAAATGGGGGTTATGCTGATAGCCTTAGCTTCTTTGGGGTCCATCGTGTGGCTGCGTCAGAGTCTCACCTGGCTATCATGGGTGGCACCGGAAAGTATGTTGATGCGAAAGGGTTTGCCATTGTTAAGACATTCCCGGCTACCAATGAGCATCAAACTGATGGAGCAGAGACCTTGTTGCAGTTCACTGTTTATATTACTTACTAG
- the LOC112182741 gene encoding uncharacterized protein LOC112182741 isoform X1: MESTRVSPSVIAKLMGLAESPQQQPVQKRRRVLSENYFHRVASIGVREKCHSLRSVVGHQDCKDVFEVVSPLKGDNDFNLSVHKGTENSGLSELKMETRQEEFQVSSEKYECLPGEVGLDGLHKFLRSPLKSNRKGCSPSTGVVALKPKHGLADSSARSFPPMSSLEAYQLVDEKCTEFPSPSNGKIHGKGIEPIGKVSRPRSRGGNSIAMASELLRSPSLNLSDRRNQYQSFSYSDESYVAREAKGQLSEQWKKTEKFEGCGRADRGITLGDSLAMPVHEIGPRNLNYKLGMHFRPRKKPVKHDLKDLDLSKFRKHQDKYEALCNEWPFTPKRSVNWAQSRSCEYKFNHKDRSRPINLRTNNKKFQSFPSLESEGSFTVENTCMVHNDLKNGTEEKDSKTTDTSVQKETSMEVDEESNFPLHCFTTSDCMASLEDVYQPSPVSVLEPPFRGDNSPSPERLGSVNVDTSEYSDTCSEGSGMIVSSDDDTSERSVKDYKESSLVGLFNVEESRDFSYLIDVLLEAGFYCRGVEMDCDTWCFQECPMSHYVFESLEKKFGDQLSWNRSDRRLLFDRINDWLIEILQPSMGEPIWTKPVSRRIRTQSGQEMIEENLWMLLVNQEKEGMEARKNLEEKLLRSGIGNLDLGDEIDFIGREVERLLIDELVEELVSNLAQRV; encoded by the exons ATGGAATCCACACGAGTTTCACCAAGTGTTATAGCAAAGTTAATGGGTCTTGCTGAATCGCCACAGCAGCAGCCTGTCCAAAAAAGACGAAGAGTACTGTCTGAGAATTACTTTCACAGAGTTGCTTCTATTGGCGTCAGAGAGAAATGTCATTCATTGAGGTCGGTAGTAGGCCATCAAGATTGTAAGGATGTCTTTGAAGTTGTAAGTCCACTAAAAGGGGATAATGACTTTAACCTGTCAGTTCATAAGGGAACAGAAAACTCGGGATTGTCAGAATTGAAGATGGAGACTAGGCAGGAGGAATTTCAAGTGTCATCAGAGAAGTATGAATGTCTACCAGGGGAAGTTGGTCTTGATGGCTTACATAAGTTTTTGAGGTCTCCATTGAAGTCAAATAGAAAAGGATGCTCCCCCAGTACTGGAGTTGTTGCTTTGAAACCCAAGCATGGTTTGGCCGACAGTTCTGCAAGATCCTTCCCTCCAATGAGTTCCCTTGAAGCTTATCAGTTAGTTGATGAGAAGTGCACCGAGTTTCCTAGTCCTAGCAATGGGAAGATACACGGTAAAGGAATAGAACCAATTGGAAAGGTATCAAGGCCAAGGTCCAGAGGTGGCAACTCCATTGCAATGGCATCTGAACTCCTGAGGTCTCCTTCCTTGAATTTATCTGATCGGAGGAACCAATACCAGTCTTTTTCTTATTCAGATGAATCATACGTAGCCAGGGAAGCCAAAGGGCAACTCTCAGAACAATGGAAGAAGACTGAGAAGTTTGAAGGGTGTGGAAGGGCTGACAGAGGCATTACCCTTGGCGATTCACTTGCCATGCCTGTCCATGAAATAGGGCCAAGAAACTTGAATTACAAGCTTGGTATGCATTTTCGACCAAGAAAAAAGCCTGTTAAGCATGATCTGAAGGACCTGGACCTCAGTAAGTTTAGAAAACATCAAGATAAATATGAAGCTCTCTGTAATGAGTGGCCTTTCACGCCTAAAAGGTCTGTCAATTGGGCGCAAAGCAGGTCATGTGAGTACAAGTTCAACCATAAGGATCGTTCGAGACCTATAAATTTGAGAACCAACAATaagaaatttcaatcttttcctAGCCTGGAATCAGAAGGTAGTTTTACAGTAGAAAATACTTGCATGGTCCACAATGATCTGAAGAATGGAACTGAGGAGAAAGACAGTAAAACTACAGATACTTCAGTCCAAAAG GAAACATCCATGGAAGTTGATGAAGAAAGCAATTTTCCTTTGCACTGCTTCACCACATCAGATTGTATGGCAAGCTTGGAGGATGTTTACCAGCCTAGTCCAGTTTCAGTTCTGGAACCACCATTTAGAGGAGATAATTCACCTTCGCCGGAACGCTTGGGAAGTGTCAATGTTGACACCAGTG AATACTCCGATACATGCTCCGAAGGTTCTGGAATGATTGTGTCAAGTGATGATGATACTAGTGAAAGATCTGTGAAAGACTATAAGGAAAGCAGTTTAGTGGGGTTGTTCAATGTTGAAGAAAGTAGAGACTTTTCCTACCTCATTGATGTGTTATTGGAGGCAGGCTTTTATTGTCGGGGAGTAGAAATGGACTGTGATACCTGGTGCTTTCAAGAATGCCCAATGAGCCATTATGTCTTTGAGAGCCTGGAGAAGAAATTTGGTGATCAGTTGTCTTGGAATAGGTCAGACCGGAGGCTTTTGTTTGATCGTATAAATGATTGGCTAATAGAGATTCTCCAGCCATCTATGGGTGAACCCATATGGACCAAGCCTGTATCTAGAAGGATTAGAACCCAGTCTGGTCAGGAGATGATAGAGGAAAATCTGTGGATGTTGCTTGTTAATCAAGAGAAGGAAGGAATGGAAGCAAGAAAGAACTTGGAAGAGAAGCTGCTGAGAAGTGGAATTGGGAATTTAGATTTAGGAGATGAAATTGATTTTATTGGTAGAGAAGTAGAGAGATTGTTGATTGATGAGCTTGTCGAAGAGTTAGTTAGCAACTTAGCACAGAGAGTTTGA
- the LOC112182741 gene encoding uncharacterized protein LOC112182741 isoform X2 — protein sequence MESTRVSPSVIAKLMGLAESPQQQPVQKRRRVLSENYFHRVASIGVREKCHSLRSVVGHQDCKDVFEVVSPLKGDNDFNLSVHKGTENSGLSELKMETRQEEFQVSSEKYECLPGEVGLDGLHKFLRSPLKSNRKGCSPSTGVVALKPKHGLADSSARSFPPMSSLEAYQLVDEKCTEFPSPSNGKIHGKGIEPIGKVSRPRSRGGNSIAMASELLRSPSLNLSDRRNQYQSFSYSDESYVAREAKGQLSEQWKKTEKFEGCGRADRGITLGDSLAMPVHEIGPRNLNYKLGMHFRPRKKPVKHDLKDLDLSKFRKHQDKYEALCNEWPFTPKRSVNWAQSRSCEYKFNHKDRSRPINLRTNNKKFQSFPSLESEGSFTVENTCMVHNDLKNGTEEKDSKTTDTSVQKETSMEVDEESNFPLHCFTTSDCMASLEDVYQPSPVSVLEPPFRGDNSPSPERLGSVNVDTSGSGMIVSSDDDTSERSVKDYKESSLVGLFNVEESRDFSYLIDVLLEAGFYCRGVEMDCDTWCFQECPMSHYVFESLEKKFGDQLSWNRSDRRLLFDRINDWLIEILQPSMGEPIWTKPVSRRIRTQSGQEMIEENLWMLLVNQEKEGMEARKNLEEKLLRSGIGNLDLGDEIDFIGREVERLLIDELVEELVSNLAQRV from the exons ATGGAATCCACACGAGTTTCACCAAGTGTTATAGCAAAGTTAATGGGTCTTGCTGAATCGCCACAGCAGCAGCCTGTCCAAAAAAGACGAAGAGTACTGTCTGAGAATTACTTTCACAGAGTTGCTTCTATTGGCGTCAGAGAGAAATGTCATTCATTGAGGTCGGTAGTAGGCCATCAAGATTGTAAGGATGTCTTTGAAGTTGTAAGTCCACTAAAAGGGGATAATGACTTTAACCTGTCAGTTCATAAGGGAACAGAAAACTCGGGATTGTCAGAATTGAAGATGGAGACTAGGCAGGAGGAATTTCAAGTGTCATCAGAGAAGTATGAATGTCTACCAGGGGAAGTTGGTCTTGATGGCTTACATAAGTTTTTGAGGTCTCCATTGAAGTCAAATAGAAAAGGATGCTCCCCCAGTACTGGAGTTGTTGCTTTGAAACCCAAGCATGGTTTGGCCGACAGTTCTGCAAGATCCTTCCCTCCAATGAGTTCCCTTGAAGCTTATCAGTTAGTTGATGAGAAGTGCACCGAGTTTCCTAGTCCTAGCAATGGGAAGATACACGGTAAAGGAATAGAACCAATTGGAAAGGTATCAAGGCCAAGGTCCAGAGGTGGCAACTCCATTGCAATGGCATCTGAACTCCTGAGGTCTCCTTCCTTGAATTTATCTGATCGGAGGAACCAATACCAGTCTTTTTCTTATTCAGATGAATCATACGTAGCCAGGGAAGCCAAAGGGCAACTCTCAGAACAATGGAAGAAGACTGAGAAGTTTGAAGGGTGTGGAAGGGCTGACAGAGGCATTACCCTTGGCGATTCACTTGCCATGCCTGTCCATGAAATAGGGCCAAGAAACTTGAATTACAAGCTTGGTATGCATTTTCGACCAAGAAAAAAGCCTGTTAAGCATGATCTGAAGGACCTGGACCTCAGTAAGTTTAGAAAACATCAAGATAAATATGAAGCTCTCTGTAATGAGTGGCCTTTCACGCCTAAAAGGTCTGTCAATTGGGCGCAAAGCAGGTCATGTGAGTACAAGTTCAACCATAAGGATCGTTCGAGACCTATAAATTTGAGAACCAACAATaagaaatttcaatcttttcctAGCCTGGAATCAGAAGGTAGTTTTACAGTAGAAAATACTTGCATGGTCCACAATGATCTGAAGAATGGAACTGAGGAGAAAGACAGTAAAACTACAGATACTTCAGTCCAAAAG GAAACATCCATGGAAGTTGATGAAGAAAGCAATTTTCCTTTGCACTGCTTCACCACATCAGATTGTATGGCAAGCTTGGAGGATGTTTACCAGCCTAGTCCAGTTTCAGTTCTGGAACCACCATTTAGAGGAGATAATTCACCTTCGCCGGAACGCTTGGGAAGTGTCAATGTTGACACCAGTG GTTCTGGAATGATTGTGTCAAGTGATGATGATACTAGTGAAAGATCTGTGAAAGACTATAAGGAAAGCAGTTTAGTGGGGTTGTTCAATGTTGAAGAAAGTAGAGACTTTTCCTACCTCATTGATGTGTTATTGGAGGCAGGCTTTTATTGTCGGGGAGTAGAAATGGACTGTGATACCTGGTGCTTTCAAGAATGCCCAATGAGCCATTATGTCTTTGAGAGCCTGGAGAAGAAATTTGGTGATCAGTTGTCTTGGAATAGGTCAGACCGGAGGCTTTTGTTTGATCGTATAAATGATTGGCTAATAGAGATTCTCCAGCCATCTATGGGTGAACCCATATGGACCAAGCCTGTATCTAGAAGGATTAGAACCCAGTCTGGTCAGGAGATGATAGAGGAAAATCTGTGGATGTTGCTTGTTAATCAAGAGAAGGAAGGAATGGAAGCAAGAAAGAACTTGGAAGAGAAGCTGCTGAGAAGTGGAATTGGGAATTTAGATTTAGGAGATGAAATTGATTTTATTGGTAGAGAAGTAGAGAGATTGTTGATTGATGAGCTTGTCGAAGAGTTAGTTAGCAACTTAGCACAGAGAGTTTGA